The following coding sequences lie in one Peromyscus maniculatus bairdii isolate BWxNUB_F1_BW_parent chromosome 3, HU_Pman_BW_mat_3.1, whole genome shotgun sequence genomic window:
- the Resf1 gene encoding retroelement silencing factor 1, with translation MNWNAKPENATQNPPPYSKNQSSVLQQFLMPSTTSQSSFSCLAQNQEACMYPSNSNSASQPLLNVRSYVAPQISNMHNRTVVASQTSVERVTYPNVKGAQQPNHNLQTVSSGVMQNVWMNSPMRNFMPSHTEATVSHKPDGGTNMPYMHAPQSQLVTSDTYSVQLQMTPSNSVRVPITYQGNYQGNQGLNHSIPDQLVDWTQCTSNDLTYPDYRTPTKQYPYLPQNFVQDPSVQKQNFVPSTSLQVKNNQLPPSTQSLQSKHPVPVSSYQYAAEASKRLPARPYSCRYGSQQVQNSQHVSRHLPLEVPQSSEIHSSEKKKDTYKGFQQQWQNTNKNVSTIGKFCELKINTKQSYSDSVSSSGDGLHTLVQNNQEERKYSCNPSTNQVIDTNATKEKLVRDIKSLVEIKKKFSELARKIKINKDLLMAAGCSKKANNSYTEPTQHPQFSAKEVSAKSDGHCSMELLATCLSLWKNQPPKNTEHVPKPLEEKQYNASRTSTIAVGSSNPTNEVHVKNFYSGVRNSQKMTSSSQTVMSVLTPSYESSDVAVGKGTELQIAVVSPLILSNINALPGKALAPEVVPETVYPVVKEGSVCSLQNQQPENTTVTAAFPFDVTGAVASTTISAEPSMPMPNEKQHKPTQDDLDIADSSLGKHSPLGAEALPNPSDSTIVSGPVLQIESICSLAEGDVSYNSQIAEIFNSVQNEPQKPSPSQQVINSQQEEQAGDTTGSKDLGFQEDKCVQCTDVPHEVTEQPELLQPVEPASSEYVRAHRESLEESSKENIGGKETAKDVCSPAAVQQDPHPQETDMVSNKSGHSLPEINEINDENESVSYLHDQLSELLKEFPYGIETMTRHEVSVGQQKTNKISENQTGSKIGNMPGDSTDQIKITVLNSEQIKELFPEEDQLCDLDKLAEPENRKVRAEVKSLCDSQVPREESHDPGMLDLEKDKIHCCALGWLSMVYEGVPQCHCRSTEEKEKDQCSLEIDSCKQGEQSCNSGITIFEINPISDNSKTPLIQAAEKGHFSEIHGEKIKTSKTKDSSSSRVEQELTGHFSVKCYKKDKDESKTKQDSSLKMEQKVKNVSSECDRPNPLKSNKIATPEISHVITSNSDKNMLAFSKQASQESLQKKHVSQDSGPGKAHVGLLPNKDPCKRNSILVQSVSPEKKKIKFKAGGSRLKYFEKRKTDHVLIPDVEIKKKKYEKQEQNKNTGDTLKLCSTLTEPNESTSTKEKTVPSSESSDSKGSSSKSTRVITVQEYLQRQKDKHIIGNNASKNICVENVPCDPDPVKSSKHSAPASWGKLIEGQGVSAEPSKEPERNSSSHGKNPKVHHSEELRTYSVSRNKGKFDRKQPDKAYIDKTKLERLTSMSKSSQISLQVKEQRKQYLNRVAFKCTERESICLTKLDSASKKFSKEKEKSRAYTLMTKDDTDKHMLEFKLCPDVLLKNTSSVDKQDEPGPGPGQDQAPVQVSGIKTTKEDWLKCIPTRTKMSESSEEIDRADSRLSKRSFSADEFETLQNPVKDSNVMFRTYKKMYLEKRSRSLGSSPVK, from the exons ATGAATTGGAATGCAAAGCCAGAGAATGCTACCCAAAACCCACCACCGTATTCTAAAAACCAGTCATCTGTTTTGCAGCAGTTTTTAATGCCTTCTACAACTTCTCAAAGTTCTTTTAGCTGTCTTGCACAGAACCAAGAAGCATGCATGTATCCCAGTAATTCAAATTCAGCTTCACAGCCACTTCTGAATGTCAGGAGTTATGTAGCTCCTCAGATCTCCAATATGCATAATAGGACTGTTGTGGCCTCACAGACTTCAGTAGAAAGAGTCACGTACCCAAATGTTAAAGGAGCCCAACAACCAAACCACAATTTGCAAACAGTGTCTTCAGGAGTTATGCAAAATGTCTGGATGAACTCACCAATGAGGAATTTTATGCCTTCTCATACAGAGGCAACTGTATCCCATAAACCTGATGGTGGGACTAATATGCCTTATATGCATGCACCACAGAGTCAGCTTGTCACATCCGATACCTATTCTGTGCAACTACAAATGACTCCTTCAAATTCTGTAAGAGTTCCTATAACTTATCAAGGAAATTATCAAGGAAATCAGGGACTTAACCACTCAATACCAGATCAGCTGGTTGACTGGACACAGTGCACATCTAATGATCTCACTTACCCAGATTACAGGACACCTACAAAGCAGTATCCTTATTTACCACAAAACTTTGTGCAAGACCCTTCTGTTCAGAAACAAAACTTTGTGCCATCTACATCATTACAAGTTAAAAATAATCAGCTTCCACCTTCCACACAGTCATTACAGTCAAAGCATCCTGTACCTGTGTCGTCATATCAGTATGCTGCAGAAGCCAGCAAAAGACTCCCTGCCCGGCCTTACAGCTGTAGATATGGAAGCCAACAAGTGCAAAATTCTCAGCATGTTTCTAGACActtgcctctggaagttcctcaGAGTTCAGAAATACAttcatctgaaaaaaagaaagatacttaCAAAGGCTTTCAACAGCAGTGGCAGAACACTAATAAAAACGTCAGCACCATTGGAAAATTCTGTGAGTTGAAAATAAATACCAAACAGTCTTACAGTGACTCTGTTAGTTCTTCTGGGGATGGTCTTCACACTCTTGTTCAAAATAATCAAGAGGAAAGAAAGTATTCCTGCAATCCAAGTACAAATCAAGTAATAGACACAAATGCCACAAAAGAAAAGCTGGTGAGGGATATTAAATCACTAGTAGAAATCAAAAAGAAGTTTTCAGAACttgcaagaaaaattaaaattaataaagatcttTTGATGGCAGCTGGTTGTAGTAAAAAAGCCAATAATTCTTATACTGAACCAACTCAGCACCCTCAATTTTCAGCAAAAGAAGTGTCTGCTAAAAGTGATGGTCACTGCTCCATGGAATTGCTAGCAACATGTCTTTCGCTTTGGAAAAACCAGCCTCCAAAAAACACAGAACATGTTCCAAAACCTTTAGAAGAAAAACAGTATAATGCATCAAGAACCAGTACAATAGCAGTTGGCAGTTCAAATCCCACAAATGAAGTTCATGTTAAGAATTTTTATTCAGGTGTTAGAAATTCTCAGAAAATGACCAGCTCGTCACAAACAGTCATGTCCGTTCTCACACCGAGTTACGAGTCTTCGGATGTAGCTGTTGGAAAAGGAACAGAGCTTCAAATTGCTGTGGTGTCGCCCTTAATTCTTTCGAATATCAATGCCTTACCTGGAAAAGCGTTAGCACCTGAGGTTGTACCTGAAACTGTGTATCCAGTTGTTAAGGAAGGCAGTGTTTGTAGCTTACAAAACCAGCAGCCAGAAAATACAACAGTAACTGCGGCTTTCCCCTTTGATGTTACAGGAGCAGTAGCAAGTACTACTATATCAGCTGAGCCTTCCATGCCCATGCCTAATGAAAAACAGCACAAACCAACACAGGATGATCTAGACATAGCTGATAGCAGCCTAGGAAAACACTCTCCCCTGGGCGCTGAAGCTCTGCCTAACCCTAGTGACAGCACCATTGTGAGTGGACCTGTGTTACAGATTGAAAGTATCTGTTCTCTTGCAGAAGGTGATGTGTCCTACAATTCCCAGATAGCAGAGATATTCAACTCTGTACAAAATGAGCCCCAGAAACCTTCACCTAGTCAGCAGGTAATCAATAGTCAACAAGAAGAACAAGCAGGTGACACCACTGGAAGTAAAGACTTGGGTTTTCAGGAAGACAAGTGTGTGCAGTGTACAGATGTTCCTCATGAAGTCACTGAGCAGCCAGAGCTGCTGCAGCCTGTAGAGCCAGCATCTAGTGAGTATGTTAGAGCACACAGAGAAAGTCTAGAGGAAAGCAGTAAGGAGAACATTGGTGGAAAAGAAACAGCTAAGGATGTGTGTTCACCAGCTGCTGTTCAGCAAGATCCTCACCCTCAGGAAACTGATATGGTCAGCAATAAGTCAGGCCACAGTCTTCCTGAAATAAATGAGATTAATGATGAAAATGAATCTGTCTCATACCTACATGACCAGCTGTCAGAACTTCTAAAAGAGTTCCCTTATGGCATTGAAACTATGACCAGACATGAAGTTTCTGTGGGCcaacaaaagacaaataaaatctcAGAAAATCAGACTGGTAGTAAAATTGGTAATATGCCTGGGGATAGCACAgaccaaataaaaattacagtattAAACTCAGAACAAATCAAAGAATTATTTCCTGAAGAGGATCAGCTCTGTGACTTAGACAAATTGGCAGAACCTGAGAATAGAAAAGTCCGTGCAGAAGTAAAGAGCCTGTGTGACTCACAGGTCCCCAGAGAAGAAAGTCATGACCCTGGAATGTTGGACCTGGAGAAGGACAAAATCCATTGCTGTGCCCTGGGTTGGCTCTCAATGGTTTATGAAGGTGTGCCTCAGTGTCATTGCAGAtctacagaagagaaagagaaagaccagTGTTCTTTGGAGATCGACAGTTGCAAACAAGGAGAGCAGTCCTGCAATAGTGGAATCACTATTTTTGAAATTAATCCTATTTCTGATAACTCAAAAACTCCTCTGATCCAAGCAGCTGAGAAAGGCCATTTTTCTGAAATACATGGTGAAAAgataaaaacatcaaaaacaaaagacagcagTTCATCAAGGGTGGAGCAGGAATTAACTGGTCATTTTTCAGTTAAGTGTTATAAGAAAGATAAAGatgaatctaaaacaaaacaagatagcTCACTGAAAATGgagcaaaaagtaaaaaatgtttCATCTGAATGTGACAGACCAAATCccttaaaaagcaataaaatagcaACCCCTGAAATATCTCATGTGATAACTTCCAACTCTGATAAAAATATGCTGGCATTTTCTAAACAAGCTTCTCAGGAAAGCCTACAGAAAAAACACGTATCTCAAGACTCAGGTCCAGGAAAAGCACATGTAGGACTTTTGCCAAATAAAGATCCATGCAAAAGGAATAGCATTTTGGTACAGTCAGTgtcaccagaaaagaaaaaaataaaattcaaagcgGGTGGCTCCAgactgaaatattttgaaaaaagaaaaacagaccatGTGCTTATCCCAGatgtagaaataaaaaagaagaaatatgaaaaacaagagcaaaacaaaaacactggagACACACTCAAACTGTGCAGCACTCTGACAGAACCAAACGAAAGCACCAGTACTAAAGAAAAGACAGTGCCAAGTTCTGAGTCCTCAGACTCAAAGGGCAGCTCCTCTAAGAGTACCAGAGTTATAACCGTGCAGGAATATTTACAAcggcagaaagacaaacatataaTAGGGAATAATGCTTCCAAAAACATCTGTGTAGAGAATGTGCCGTGTGACCCTGATCCCGTGAAGTCCAGTAAGCATTCTGCACCAGCAAGCTGGGGAAAGTTAATTGAGGGGCAGGGTGTCAGTGCAGAGCCCTCAAAAGAACCAGAACGTAATTCCTCCAGCCATGGCAAAAATCCCAAGGTCCACCATTCTGAGGAGTTAAGGACATACAGTGTgtcaagaaataaaggaaaatttgaTAGGAAGCAGCCAGACAAAGCCTATATTGATAAAACCAAATTAGAAAGATTGACCAGTATGAGTAAGTCCAGCCAGATATCTCTCCAGGTAaaggaacaaaggaaacagtACCTGAACCGGGTTGCATTTAAATGCACAGAACGGGAAAGCATTTGTCTCACTAAGTTGGACAGTGCATCCAAGAAGTTtagtaaagagaaagagaagagtagGGCATATACACTTATGACAAAAGATGACACTGACAAACACATGTTGGAGTTTAAATTATGTCCAGATGTGCTGTTGAAGAATACAAGCTCTGTTGACAAGCAGGatgagcctgggcctgggcctgggcaggaTCAAGCACCTGTGCAAG tttcaggaataaaaactacaaaagaaGACTGGTTAAAATGCATCCCTACAAGGACAAAGATGTCTGAATCAAGTGAAGAAATAG atCGGGCTGATTCAAGACTCTCTAAGAGAAGCTTCAGTGCAGATGAATTTGAAACGCTACAAAACCCAGTAAAAGACTCAAATGTCATGTTCCGGACCTACAAAAAAATGTACTTggagaagagaagcagaagccTCGGGAGTAGTCCAGTGAAATAG